Proteins found in one Natronococcus occultus SP4 genomic segment:
- a CDS encoding MaoC family dehydratase has translation MPDDATDSATDEQDGTTETERRVVSGWHGRYYEDFEVGDVYKHPFGRTVTETDNVWFTNVTMNLNPMHFNEAYAAGTEFDERLVDGTFVIALAVGMSVIDVSVNATANLGYDRIRHHAPVYHGDTIFAESEVLEKRESDSRDHVGIVTTELRAYNQDGTKVLSLERTPMVLKREHADPSPEQPPGWPKGVGTQPNDS, from the coding sequence ATGCCAGACGACGCCACCGATTCGGCAACCGACGAGCAGGACGGGACGACTGAGACGGAGCGACGCGTGGTCTCCGGCTGGCACGGCCGCTACTACGAGGACTTCGAGGTCGGGGACGTCTACAAACATCCGTTCGGCCGGACCGTCACCGAGACCGACAACGTCTGGTTCACGAACGTGACGATGAACCTCAACCCGATGCACTTCAACGAGGCCTACGCCGCGGGGACCGAGTTCGACGAGCGCCTCGTCGACGGCACGTTCGTTATCGCCCTCGCGGTTGGGATGAGCGTGATCGACGTCTCGGTGAACGCGACCGCCAACCTCGGCTACGATCGGATCCGCCACCACGCCCCCGTCTACCACGGCGACACGATCTTCGCCGAGAGCGAAGTCCTTGAGAAGCGCGAGAGCGACTCCCGGGACCACGTCGGGATCGTCACGACCGAGCTGCGGGCGTACAACCAGGACGGGACGAAGGTGCTCTCGCTCGAGCGAACCCCGATGGTACTGAAACGCGAGCACGCCGACCCGTCCCCCGAACAGCCGCCCGGCTGGCCGAAGGGCGTCGGCACCCAACCGAACGACTCCTGA
- a CDS encoding ribonuclease H-like domain-containing protein, translating to MAADDSLALLSLPAAAVERASRLAVRDALQYFAPDLVAIPGARTARTHATVRDLAPERPVLHPQLGRGGDRVRHYRYAPAIGVQETAGAPPAEAIDVLAVQHRDVLPELRGRLAAGERPTSEGAATLLFLPRLAVDWNATALSTTLPNAAELAAIADLLPEPVSVLAGGQPATYHHEWSLSREDDTEETVRLPTVGLGATDDGDSKLARYTCTQNGSVAAQAVDADRFGLGALHGVGPAIAERLRDAGPRTVEEVRELGVDELTALPGIGRTTAERIRDHAAVIDSGEPLVLTNDDPVRSRDGRAPLCLDIETDGLSPTIIWQLGVYDPETDAYRAFVEHEEPTNPKPVLEAFVTWLLANHADRTLLTWNGNRFDYRHIERFLRRHLPEYADAWDDVRTADLYAWAVRDENALLPGRTNRLNDVARALGYDAAGTGLSGAQTAAAYREFMRTPDDPEREPDWDRHEAYCEDDCRALWHVFRAIEDAPRKDRNATVGETGETTGRQTGLTDFST from the coding sequence ATGGCGGCCGACGACTCCCTCGCCTTGCTCTCGCTGCCCGCCGCCGCGGTCGAGCGCGCCTCGCGGCTCGCCGTGCGGGACGCCCTGCAGTACTTCGCCCCCGACCTCGTGGCGATCCCGGGCGCGCGGACGGCGAGGACGCACGCGACCGTTCGGGACCTCGCGCCGGAGCGTCCCGTCCTCCACCCCCAGCTCGGCCGGGGCGGCGACCGCGTCCGACACTACCGGTACGCGCCCGCGATCGGCGTTCAGGAGACCGCGGGGGCGCCGCCAGCCGAGGCGATCGACGTCCTCGCCGTCCAGCACCGCGACGTTCTTCCGGAGCTCCGGGGCCGGCTGGCGGCGGGCGAGCGACCGACGAGCGAGGGGGCCGCGACCCTTCTCTTTCTCCCGCGACTCGCCGTCGACTGGAACGCGACCGCGCTGTCGACGACGCTACCGAACGCCGCGGAACTCGCGGCGATCGCCGACCTGCTGCCCGAACCGGTCTCCGTCCTCGCGGGCGGCCAGCCGGCGACGTACCACCACGAGTGGTCGCTGTCCCGCGAGGACGACACCGAGGAGACGGTCCGGCTCCCGACCGTCGGTCTCGGCGCGACCGACGACGGCGACTCGAAGCTCGCGCGTTACACCTGCACGCAGAACGGAAGCGTCGCCGCGCAGGCGGTCGACGCCGATCGGTTCGGGCTCGGGGCGTTACACGGGGTCGGTCCCGCGATCGCCGAGCGACTCCGAGACGCGGGTCCGCGGACGGTCGAGGAGGTCCGCGAGCTCGGGGTCGACGAGCTGACGGCGCTGCCGGGAATCGGGCGGACGACCGCCGAGCGGATCCGCGATCACGCCGCCGTCATCGACTCCGGGGAGCCGCTCGTCCTGACGAACGATGACCCGGTTCGCTCCCGGGACGGCCGAGCGCCGCTCTGTCTCGACATCGAGACCGACGGGCTCTCCCCGACGATCATCTGGCAGCTCGGCGTCTACGACCCGGAGACGGACGCCTACCGGGCGTTCGTCGAGCACGAGGAGCCGACGAACCCGAAACCGGTGTTGGAGGCGTTCGTAACCTGGCTCCTCGCGAACCACGCCGACCGCACCCTGCTGACCTGGAACGGAAACCGCTTCGACTACCGCCACATCGAACGGTTCCTCCGACGGCACCTCCCCGAATACGCCGACGCCTGGGACGACGTCCGAACCGCAGATCTGTACGCGTGGGCGGTTCGCGACGAGAACGCTCTGTTGCCCGGGCGGACGAACAGGCTCAATGACGTCGCCCGCGCGCTCGGCTACGACGCCGCGGGGACCGGGCTGAGCGGCGCCCAAACCGCGGCCGCCTACCGGGAGTTCATGCGTACCCCGGATGATCCGGAGCGCGAGCCGGACTGGGACCGACACGAGGCCTACTGCGAGGACGACTGCCGCGCGCTCTGGCACGTCTTCCGGGCGATCGAGGACGCACCCCGCAAGGACCGGAACGCGACGGTCGGCGAAACGGGCGAGACGACGGGCCGACAGACGGGACTCACCGACTTCTCCACATGA
- a CDS encoding HalOD1 output domain-containing protein yields the protein MGDMSTQFGGTSSQDTPTVSATWERGTENTPVYAVVSAVAEAEDADPVALPPLYEAIDPEALNALLAAEPETAVGTVAFRYAGYDVEVTGDGDVSVRSA from the coding sequence ATGGGTGATATGAGCACGCAGTTCGGCGGAACTAGCTCTCAGGATACGCCGACGGTCTCCGCGACGTGGGAACGTGGCACCGAGAACACGCCCGTCTACGCGGTCGTCTCCGCGGTTGCGGAAGCCGAGGACGCCGATCCCGTCGCGCTCCCGCCGCTGTACGAGGCGATCGACCCGGAAGCGCTGAACGCCCTCCTCGCCGCCGAGCCCGAAACCGCGGTCGGAACCGTCGCGTTCCGGTACGCCGGCTACGACGTCGAGGTTACCGGAGACGGCGACGTTTCGGTTCGATCCGCATAG
- a CDS encoding helix-turn-helix domain-containing protein, which produces MTSIVNLEISGAGTGLAELVDAVPSLNCEAEATIASNGHDLWLSGAPQTEIETGLAEASAIEDYALINGGEEEWLYNVEFSPETTDVFELVLEEGGTILDASAPNGSWVLNIRVDERSDASAIYDAFEDRELSPTIIRLFDTDSETSSQSGLTQNQYDTLVAAIDHGYFEIPRAVSMQELADELDISHQALSERLRRAYRSLVTAELDVTNEETDAASSPTLSD; this is translated from the coding sequence ATGACCTCGATCGTCAACCTCGAGATTTCCGGCGCGGGGACTGGACTCGCGGAGCTGGTCGACGCCGTACCCTCGCTCAACTGCGAGGCAGAGGCGACTATCGCCTCGAACGGGCACGATCTGTGGCTCTCGGGCGCACCGCAAACGGAGATCGAAACCGGTCTGGCCGAGGCCTCGGCGATCGAGGACTACGCCCTGATCAACGGCGGCGAGGAAGAGTGGCTGTACAACGTCGAGTTCAGCCCGGAGACGACCGACGTCTTCGAACTGGTCCTCGAAGAGGGTGGAACGATCCTCGACGCGTCGGCACCGAACGGCTCCTGGGTGCTGAACATCCGCGTCGACGAGCGCAGCGACGCGAGCGCGATCTACGACGCGTTCGAGGATCGCGAGCTCAGCCCGACGATCATTCGCCTGTTCGATACGGACAGCGAGACGTCCTCGCAGTCCGGACTCACGCAGAACCAGTACGACACGCTGGTCGCGGCGATCGACCACGGCTACTTCGAGATCCCGCGAGCGGTGTCGATGCAGGAGCTCGCCGACGAGCTCGACATCTCCCACCAGGCGCTCTCCGAGCGCCTGCGTCGGGCGTACCGCTCGCTGGTCACTGCGGAACTGGACGTCACGAACGAGGAGACGGACGCGGCGTCCTCGCCGACGCTTTCGGATTAG
- a CDS encoding geranylgeranyl reductase family protein, which produces MSTTERASTADGTKRTWDVVVVGAGTAGCYAAATIADAGYDVVVLERKSEQEAGHIACGDALKGADGFPDIIPKSQIQPAFTNTDVDHGRFEIPQEDAVLEIPVPGEIAVIDRHEYGRLIIEGAADAGATFQYDTVVTDVVQDEDGQVTGVEATRDGDASTYDAEVVVDGAGSLSVLQDMVDFSGSTFDTNVDFSQFSSAYREVVHVDEPVEWDDALVIKPTQRSAGYLWYFPRTETEINVGLGFQMTEEPMQLVEDLKRDLRNRPEFDGAEVADKLGAALPTKRPHDSAVHPGFVAVGDAAGHVNPTTGGGIAGAAYAGTYAGEQIIEAIERGDVGEDVLWEYNERVMDHYGGRYAALDVYNILTIGSDLDDLTSLLAAMPGDKISEALYSGSTSLGWRFKLDVLWKTRGHWDTLRDVYETKRRADEILEHYAEYPSSPDGLAAWQRERDELMEAVYETTGAEPKY; this is translated from the coding sequence ATGAGCACGACGGAGCGAGCTTCGACCGCCGACGGGACGAAACGGACGTGGGACGTCGTCGTCGTCGGGGCGGGAACGGCGGGCTGTTATGCGGCCGCGACGATCGCGGACGCGGGGTACGACGTGGTCGTCCTCGAGCGAAAGTCCGAGCAGGAGGCGGGCCACATCGCCTGCGGAGACGCGCTGAAAGGCGCCGACGGCTTCCCCGACATCATCCCGAAATCGCAGATCCAGCCGGCGTTTACCAACACCGACGTCGACCACGGCCGGTTCGAGATCCCACAGGAGGACGCCGTCCTCGAGATTCCGGTTCCCGGCGAAATCGCCGTTATCGACCGCCACGAGTACGGCCGACTGATCATCGAGGGCGCCGCCGACGCGGGGGCGACGTTTCAGTACGACACCGTCGTCACCGACGTCGTTCAGGACGAGGACGGGCAGGTTACGGGCGTCGAAGCGACGCGCGACGGCGACGCGTCCACCTACGACGCCGAGGTCGTCGTCGACGGCGCGGGTTCGCTGTCGGTGCTCCAGGATATGGTCGACTTCTCGGGGTCGACGTTCGATACCAACGTCGATTTCTCCCAGTTCTCCTCGGCCTACCGCGAGGTCGTTCACGTCGATGAGCCCGTCGAGTGGGACGACGCCCTGGTGATCAAGCCGACCCAGCGCTCGGCGGGCTACCTCTGGTACTTCCCGCGGACCGAGACCGAGATCAACGTCGGCCTGGGGTTCCAGATGACCGAGGAGCCGATGCAGCTCGTCGAGGACCTGAAACGCGACCTGCGGAACCGACCCGAGTTCGACGGGGCCGAGGTCGCGGACAAGCTCGGCGCGGCGCTGCCGACCAAGCGTCCCCACGATTCGGCGGTCCACCCCGGGTTCGTCGCCGTCGGTGACGCCGCGGGCCACGTTAACCCCACCACGGGTGGGGGGATCGCCGGGGCGGCCTACGCCGGCACGTACGCCGGCGAACAGATCATCGAAGCGATCGAGCGCGGCGACGTCGGCGAGGATGTCCTCTGGGAGTACAACGAGCGCGTGATGGACCACTACGGTGGCCGATACGCCGCGCTGGACGTCTACAACATCCTGACTATCGGCTCGGACCTCGACGATCTCACGAGCCTGCTCGCCGCGATGCCCGGCGACAAGATTTCGGAGGCGCTGTACTCCGGGAGCACGAGCCTCGGCTGGCGGTTCAAGCTCGACGTCCTCTGGAAGACCCGCGGCCACTGGGACACGCTTCGGGACGTCTACGAGACGAAACGGCGGGCCGACGAGATCCTCGAGCACTACGCGGAGTACCCCTCGAGCCCGGACGGGCTTGCAGCCTGGCAGCGCGAGCGCGACGAGCTGATGGAGGCGGTCTACGAGACGACGGGCGCGGAGCCGAAGTACTGA
- a CDS encoding HNH endonuclease, giving the protein MSDQSDDLEDVGVDITIRGPDGEELEYDGDDVSADDALESGVDPDGVEGEHALEDVTRQSTREYPDDWDQRRQRVYRRDDYQCANCRRRGGPHGDVELHAHHIVPKSRGGVHELSNLITVCEACHNAVHNRDAVAPTAIPENERGTSAAGELKAAVDEVQSMRREYRSWKRLFNKFF; this is encoded by the coding sequence ATGAGTGACCAATCGGACGACCTCGAGGACGTGGGGGTCGATATCACGATTCGCGGCCCGGACGGGGAAGAACTCGAGTACGACGGCGACGACGTCTCGGCGGACGACGCCCTCGAGAGCGGCGTCGATCCCGACGGCGTCGAGGGGGAGCACGCGCTCGAGGACGTCACCAGACAGTCGACCCGGGAGTATCCCGACGACTGGGACCAGCGCCGCCAGCGGGTCTATCGGCGCGACGACTACCAGTGTGCCAACTGCCGGCGCCGCGGCGGGCCCCACGGCGACGTCGAACTCCACGCTCACCACATCGTCCCCAAATCCCGCGGGGGCGTCCACGAGCTGTCGAACCTGATCACGGTGTGTGAGGCGTGTCACAACGCCGTCCACAACAGGGACGCCGTCGCGCCGACCGCGATTCCCGAGAACGAACGCGGGACGAGTGCCGCCGGCGAGCTCAAGGCTGCCGTCGACGAGGTCCAGTCGATGCGCCGGGAGTACCGCTCGTGGAAGCGGCTGTTCAACAAGTTCTTCTGA
- a CDS encoding DUF7344 domain-containing protein: protein MAPGIRSGSQGTNADVSDARADAQLSDDARFYLLQSNRRREAIEYLLSVDETVRISTLARHVAAVEHGTSTAEVTSEQYQRLYVPLYQLHLPKLDEHGVIEYRKERGLIDPTPTLAEFRPYLDPDDGTDVGASDDGSQNRAGGDWYIAATAGGGLLLALATIGIVPLSGEAVGVLIIGLFLVANAVSRRQD, encoded by the coding sequence ATGGCTCCGGGAATACGCTCTGGCTCTCAGGGCACGAACGCCGACGTCTCCGACGCTCGAGCGGACGCGCAGCTCTCCGACGACGCTCGGTTCTATCTGCTCCAGTCGAACCGTCGCCGAGAGGCGATCGAGTATCTGCTGTCCGTCGACGAAACGGTGCGAATCAGCACGCTGGCGAGACACGTCGCGGCGGTCGAACACGGGACGTCGACCGCCGAGGTCACCTCCGAGCAGTACCAGCGTCTCTACGTCCCGCTGTACCAGCTCCACCTGCCGAAACTCGACGAACACGGCGTCATCGAGTACCGAAAGGAGCGAGGACTCATCGATCCGACGCCGACGCTGGCGGAGTTCCGACCGTACCTCGATCCCGACGACGGGACCGACGTCGGGGCGAGCGACGACGGAAGCCAGAACCGAGCAGGGGGCGACTGGTACATCGCGGCGACGGCGGGAGGCGGGCTCTTGCTGGCGCTGGCTACGATCGGAATCGTCCCGCTCTCGGGAGAGGCAGTCGGCGTCCTCATCATCGGCCTCTTTCTGGTCGCAAACGCCGTCAGCCGTCGCCAAGACTGA
- a CDS encoding DEAD/DEAH box helicase, with amino-acid sequence MTDERTTTDGSARTGVSGRELIETFPRTGLTPGSDSVERIELPAKPAETVSAAEALRPALAEPYPHDLFSHQAEALGALADGEDVTVATSTASGKTHVYGLQIARNLLESGVLEPDGSRAADRNDASTALCLYPTKALTKDQRDALEGLYDRLGLDVRVRIYDGDTTGDRRAIRETADVILTNFAGLNVYLEHHDRWSRFYSALDLVAIDESHTYTGIEGMHAAWICRRLRRVVDYWGGNPQYVLTSATIGNPGEHSRELIDAPVTVVDDDGSPRGPREIVLWNPPPRDRTRTQESPAEDAVADADEAEDADADDVAERVPASVDAPKVFDHLTSRDVRTLLFCPSRKRTELAVQRADEHRRANPRAHDRSAAGGREPYHAGLGRDTRRVRERRFKTGSLTGLATTSALELGIDVGGLDATVLAGYPGQRQAFWQRVGRAGRGGSRSLAVLVGDHRTLDQYVLEHPEFLLETDVEDAVVDTSNDAVFATHVLAAADEIALDEADIGRFADEERLRDAVRMWREAGSLDGVLEAGVHYGGPRRPQTRVDLYGTDDSTYRLQLAPGVDNETWGLPEELDLEPIDRSRAYRDYHEGAVRLHGGQQFEVVAVDEDRPRPVIELEPVDREYYTRTRSQVTVLDAESERSREVNGFELHFGRGTVLVHYDTYDEVAIGNGETKRGGVPTESPPIRMDTQLCWLEVPADVERALVRKYRDYGVETGVGPDEDVGPHLGYVAGLHAAEHATIQVAPLELRVDKHDLGGLSTLVMDSHYARPDHDELADRVRGSLDAATAAIERRADELEGPASGWFVYDGVDGGLGFARAIYDEFEALAERARDQLRDCRCGRPNGCPACTFDENCGNDNAPLLRASAVDVLDQLLGDADREDVADHRLDDRDDDSDRRPALFYS; translated from the coding sequence ATGACCGACGAGCGCACGACGACCGACGGAAGCGCACGAACGGGAGTCTCGGGACGAGAGCTGATCGAGACCTTCCCACGCACAGGCCTGACGCCGGGCTCGGACAGCGTCGAGCGGATCGAGCTCCCGGCAAAACCGGCCGAAACGGTCTCGGCCGCGGAGGCGTTACGGCCGGCGCTCGCCGAGCCGTACCCCCACGACCTCTTTTCCCACCAGGCCGAGGCGCTCGGGGCGCTCGCGGACGGCGAGGACGTGACGGTGGCGACGTCGACCGCCAGCGGGAAGACCCACGTCTACGGCCTCCAGATCGCCCGGAACCTGCTCGAGTCGGGCGTCCTCGAGCCCGACGGCTCGCGGGCCGCGGACCGCAACGACGCCTCGACCGCGCTGTGTCTGTACCCGACCAAGGCCCTGACGAAAGACCAGCGCGATGCCCTCGAGGGGCTGTACGATCGCCTGGGGCTCGACGTCCGCGTGCGCATCTACGACGGCGACACGACGGGCGATCGCCGCGCCATCCGGGAGACAGCGGACGTGATCCTCACGAACTTCGCCGGGCTCAACGTCTACCTTGAGCACCACGACAGGTGGAGCCGGTTCTACAGCGCACTCGATCTCGTCGCGATCGACGAGTCCCACACCTACACCGGTATCGAGGGGATGCACGCCGCCTGGATCTGCCGGCGGCTGCGCCGGGTCGTCGACTACTGGGGCGGCAACCCACAGTACGTCCTGACGTCCGCGACGATCGGCAACCCCGGAGAGCACTCGCGGGAGCTGATCGACGCCCCCGTGACGGTGGTCGACGACGACGGCTCGCCGCGCGGTCCGCGAGAGATCGTCCTCTGGAACCCCCCGCCGCGGGACCGAACCCGAACCCAGGAATCTCCCGCCGAGGACGCGGTCGCCGACGCCGACGAAGCCGAGGACGCCGACGCGGACGACGTCGCCGAGCGGGTGCCCGCGAGCGTCGACGCCCCGAAAGTGTTCGACCACCTCACCTCACGAGACGTCCGCACGCTGCTGTTCTGTCCGAGCCGCAAGCGGACCGAGCTCGCCGTGCAGCGGGCGGACGAGCACCGACGAGCCAACCCGCGGGCGCACGACCGATCGGCCGCAGGCGGACGGGAGCCGTACCACGCGGGGCTGGGACGGGACACGCGCCGCGTCCGCGAGCGGCGGTTCAAAACCGGCTCGCTCACGGGGCTCGCGACGACCTCCGCGCTCGAGCTCGGGATCGACGTTGGGGGTCTCGACGCGACCGTGCTGGCGGGCTACCCCGGACAGCGACAGGCCTTCTGGCAGCGGGTCGGCCGTGCGGGCCGGGGCGGAAGTCGGAGCCTCGCCGTGCTGGTGGGCGATCACCGCACCCTCGACCAGTACGTCCTCGAACACCCGGAGTTCCTGCTCGAGACCGACGTCGAGGACGCGGTCGTCGACACCTCGAACGACGCCGTCTTCGCGACCCACGTGCTGGCGGCCGCCGACGAGATCGCGCTCGACGAGGCCGATATCGGACGGTTCGCCGACGAGGAGCGGCTCCGGGACGCCGTCCGGATGTGGCGCGAAGCCGGCTCCCTCGACGGCGTCCTCGAGGCGGGGGTCCACTACGGGGGGCCGCGACGACCCCAGACCCGCGTCGACCTCTACGGGACCGACGATTCGACGTATCGCCTGCAGCTGGCACCCGGAGTCGACAACGAGACGTGGGGGCTCCCCGAGGAGCTCGATCTGGAGCCGATCGACCGGAGCCGGGCCTACCGCGACTACCACGAGGGCGCCGTCAGACTCCACGGCGGCCAGCAGTTCGAGGTCGTCGCCGTGGACGAAGACCGACCCCGGCCCGTGATCGAGCTCGAACCGGTCGACCGCGAGTACTACACCCGAACCCGCAGTCAGGTCACCGTCCTCGACGCCGAATCGGAGCGCTCCCGGGAGGTAAACGGGTTCGAGCTTCACTTCGGTCGCGGGACCGTGCTCGTCCACTACGACACCTACGACGAGGTGGCTATCGGGAACGGCGAGACGAAGCGGGGCGGGGTTCCGACGGAAAGCCCCCCGATCCGGATGGACACCCAGCTGTGCTGGCTCGAGGTTCCCGCCGACGTCGAGCGCGCGCTCGTCCGGAAGTACCGCGACTACGGCGTCGAGACCGGCGTCGGCCCCGACGAGGACGTCGGACCCCACCTGGGGTACGTCGCGGGGCTCCACGCGGCCGAACACGCCACGATCCAGGTGGCCCCGCTCGAGCTGCGCGTCGACAAACACGACCTCGGCGGGCTCTCGACGCTCGTGATGGACTCCCACTACGCCCGCCCCGACCACGACGAGCTCGCCGACAGGGTCAGGGGCTCGCTCGACGCCGCGACGGCCGCGATCGAACGTCGCGCCGACGAACTGGAGGGGCCCGCCTCGGGCTGGTTCGTCTACGACGGCGTCGACGGCGGGCTGGGCTTCGCGCGCGCGATCTACGACGAGTTCGAGGCGCTGGCCGAGCGCGCCCGCGACCAGCTCCGGGACTGTCGCTGTGGGCGGCCGAACGGCTGTCCCGCCTGCACGTTCGACGAGAACTGCGGCAACGACAACGCCCCGCTGTTGCGGGCCTCGGCCGTCGACGTCCTCGACCAGCTCCTCGGCGACGCCGACCGCGAGGACGTAGCCGATCACCGTCTGGACGACCGCGACGACGATAGCGACCGTCGTCCCGCCCTCTTTTACTCCTGA
- a CDS encoding M24 family metallopeptidase, with amino-acid sequence MTDEQPRTGLQRTSEAAFERLEAVTTAADADAFVHVGDRFDDDLWYLTRFAGPDRDYAFVFVDGRAFLCAPRLFAEQADREFPGEVVAASDATSSTAADRALDVLAERRPPSEVRVLVPPSIPASAARTIEDAVDDVRFEDVDLGRARKSVAERERHAVVQTAAQQGLARAEAVLASATVEGDELRWRGEALTTERLRREVNATLASEGVRDAGNTVIGAGSSCADLHFTGRDRIAPDETVLLDLSPRGSQGYYADLTRTFVVGDVDDWTSRAYEAVATAQDAALDALRDGAGVRASRVHEAAVETLASYGFEAGDVAVGMSHGTGHGVGVSLHEPPSLSSDRVLEDGAVVTVEPGVYDPERGGVRLEDLVVVTADGYENLTAYPREIHPVDGRTR; translated from the coding sequence GTGACCGACGAGCAGCCACGTACGGGGTTGCAGCGGACGAGCGAGGCCGCGTTCGAGCGACTGGAGGCGGTGACGACGGCCGCCGACGCGGACGCGTTCGTTCACGTCGGGGATCGGTTCGACGACGACCTGTGGTATCTCACCCGGTTCGCCGGTCCGGACCGCGACTACGCGTTCGTCTTCGTCGACGGGCGTGCGTTCCTCTGTGCGCCCCGACTGTTCGCCGAACAGGCCGACCGGGAGTTCCCCGGCGAGGTCGTCGCCGCGAGCGACGCCACGTCCTCGACGGCGGCCGATCGCGCCCTCGACGTCCTCGCCGAGCGACGACCCCCGTCCGAAGTACGCGTGCTCGTCCCGCCGTCGATACCCGCCAGCGCCGCCCGGACTATCGAAGACGCCGTCGACGACGTTCGGTTCGAGGACGTCGATCTCGGACGGGCCCGGAAGAGCGTCGCCGAGCGGGAGCGACACGCGGTCGTCCAGACCGCGGCCCAGCAGGGGCTGGCCAGAGCCGAGGCCGTCCTCGCGTCGGCGACCGTCGAAGGCGACGAGCTCCGCTGGCGCGGCGAGGCGCTCACGACGGAGCGGCTCCGCCGGGAGGTGAACGCGACGCTGGCGAGCGAGGGTGTCCGGGACGCCGGGAACACGGTGATCGGCGCCGGATCGAGCTGTGCGGATCTCCACTTCACCGGCCGGGATCGGATCGCGCCGGACGAGACGGTCCTGCTCGATCTCTCCCCGCGCGGGTCGCAGGGCTACTACGCCGACCTCACGCGCACCTTCGTCGTCGGCGACGTCGACGACTGGACGTCGCGGGCCTACGAGGCGGTCGCGACCGCACAGGACGCCGCGCTCGACGCGCTCCGGGACGGTGCCGGCGTCCGCGCCTCCCGGGTCCACGAGGCCGCGGTCGAGACTCTCGCAAGCTACGGCTTCGAGGCCGGCGACGTCGCGGTCGGGATGTCCCACGGTACCGGTCACGGCGTCGGCGTCAGCCTCCACGAACCGCCGTCGCTGTCGAGCGACCGCGTCCTGGAAGACGGCGCCGTCGTCACCGTCGAGCCCGGCGTGTACGACCCCGAGCGCGGGGGCGTTCGGCTCGAGGACCTCGTCGTCGTTACCGCCGACGGGTACGAGAACCTGACGGCCTACCCACGGGAGATCCATCCCGTCGACGGCCGAACGCGGTAG